The following proteins are co-located in the Ktedonobacteraceae bacterium genome:
- a CDS encoding thiamine pyrophosphate-requiring protein: MAEKVSDFLLQRLSEWGVKRIFGFPGDGILGILGALERNKDLFEFVQVRHEEMAAFMASAHAKYTGEVGVCMATSGPGAIHLLNGLYDAKMDHQPVLAIVGQSARPALGGSYQQEVDLMSLFKDVAGEYVHTCTDAVQMRQLVDRAMRIAIAERTVTCIIMPKDVQDLDAVKKPPHVHNSVHTGIGYSAPYIIPSKEDLQKAADILNEGKKVAFLVGAGAKHATDEIIEVCDLLGCGVAKALLGKESVPDTLPFVTGGLGLLGTTPSWNMMMDCDTLLMVGSNFPYAEFLPKEGQARGIQIDIDGRLVGIRYPMELNLIGDSKQSLRALIPLLKRKTDRSWREKIESDIRDWWKVVEARAKESANPINPEYVAWELSPRLPDNCIVSADSGTTANWYGRTMKFRRGMKGSVSGSLASMGAAVPYAIAAKFAYPDRVSIAFTGDGAMQMNGLNELITVEKYWKNWSDPRIIFIVLNNRDLNQVTWELRIEGGDPRLPLTQAIPDFPYANFADSIGLKGIRVDKPEDVGPALDEALSSSRPVVLDVYTDPNVPTLPPHITFQQAKNYSTALLKGDPEEGPIIVESVKSVVEGIIPHKG, encoded by the coding sequence ATGGCAGAAAAAGTCAGTGATTTTTTATTACAGCGCCTCTCGGAATGGGGTGTGAAGCGTATTTTCGGCTTTCCCGGTGATGGTATTCTAGGCATCCTGGGGGCTTTAGAACGGAACAAAGATCTGTTCGAGTTTGTGCAGGTGCGTCATGAAGAGATGGCCGCGTTTATGGCCAGCGCGCACGCGAAGTATACGGGTGAAGTAGGTGTGTGCATGGCAACTTCGGGACCAGGAGCGATTCACCTCTTGAATGGTCTCTATGATGCCAAGATGGATCACCAGCCGGTGCTGGCGATTGTCGGTCAATCGGCCCGTCCTGCTCTTGGCGGTAGCTACCAGCAGGAAGTCGATCTGATGAGCCTGTTCAAAGATGTGGCAGGTGAGTATGTGCATACCTGTACCGATGCTGTGCAGATGCGGCAACTGGTTGACCGCGCGATGCGCATTGCGATAGCGGAGCGCACGGTGACCTGCATCATTATGCCCAAGGATGTGCAGGACCTGGACGCTGTGAAGAAGCCGCCACATGTACATAATTCGGTACACACAGGGATTGGTTATTCCGCCCCCTATATCATCCCATCTAAGGAAGACTTGCAGAAAGCCGCCGATATCCTCAACGAGGGCAAGAAAGTTGCTTTCCTGGTGGGCGCTGGGGCCAAACACGCCACCGACGAGATCATTGAGGTGTGCGATTTGTTGGGCTGCGGAGTTGCTAAGGCACTGCTCGGTAAGGAGTCGGTACCCGATACACTGCCATTTGTGACCGGCGGACTCGGCCTGCTCGGAACCACGCCCAGCTGGAACATGATGATGGACTGCGACACGCTGCTGATGGTCGGCTCCAACTTCCCTTATGCCGAGTTCTTGCCGAAGGAGGGGCAGGCGCGTGGTATCCAGATCGATATTGATGGGCGGCTGGTTGGCATTCGCTATCCGATGGAACTGAATTTGATCGGCGATAGCAAGCAGTCGCTGCGGGCGCTCATTCCCCTGCTGAAGCGCAAAACCGACCGCTCGTGGCGCGAAAAGATCGAGTCAGACATTCGTGACTGGTGGAAAGTGGTCGAGGCACGCGCTAAAGAGAGCGCGAACCCGATCAACCCGGAATACGTGGCCTGGGAACTTTCGCCTCGCCTGCCCGATAACTGTATCGTCAGCGCGGATTCTGGCACGACGGCCAACTGGTATGGGCGCACGATGAAGTTCCGCAGGGGCATGAAAGGCTCGGTGTCGGGCAGCCTGGCCTCGATGGGCGCGGCCGTCCCGTATGCTATCGCGGCAAAATTCGCCTATCCCGACCGCGTTTCCATCGCTTTCACCGGTGATGGTGCGATGCAGATGAATGGCCTGAACGAATTGATTACGGTTGAGAAGTACTGGAAGAATTGGAGCGACCCACGCATCATCTTCATTGTGCTGAACAACAGAGATCTTAACCAGGTGACGTGGGAACTGCGCATCGAGGGCGGCGATCCTCGACTTCCGCTGACGCAGGCCATTCCCGACTTCCCCTACGCCAATTTCGCAGATTCTATTGGGTTGAAAGGCATTCGTGTGGACAAGCCGGAAGACGTGGGGCCGGCGCTTGACGAGGCGCTTTCTTCCAGCCGCCCTGTGGTGCTGGACGTGTACACCGATCCCAATGTGCCCACACTGCCGCCGCATATTACATTCCAGCAGGCGAAGAACTACAGCACAGCGCTGTTGAAGGGCGATCCCGAAGAGGGGCCGATCATCGTGGAGTCTGTCAAGAGCGTCGTTGAGGGCATTATCCCACACAAAGGATAG
- a CDS encoding gluconate 2-dehydrogenase subunit 3 family protein, producing MKVQRNPKAPHSQVFEVDKTMSVREDHLPVNPKTGKPIQPVAQPGYYPGFSTLSQQEFWDEATRKVVLDRMNNVPPIRFFTTEEAYLMQAVCDRLLPQDDRDEAHKIPMVNYIDERLYERRIDGYRFEDMPPDHEAHRLGLQAIEQMSKEMYGRSFTELNQTEQDTILKSIHDATPVGAHEIWQKMSIQHFWMLLLQDAVEVYYAHPYAWDEIGFGGPAYPRGYMRLEGGRPEPWEVDEKRYEWEAPAGSLSDRYEPIGGPKHHHENQTPGQEGTH from the coding sequence ATGAAAGTGCAACGCAACCCTAAAGCTCCTCACTCACAAGTCTTTGAAGTCGATAAAACCATGTCGGTACGCGAAGACCATTTACCGGTGAATCCTAAAACGGGCAAACCTATTCAACCGGTGGCACAACCGGGCTACTATCCTGGTTTCTCAACGCTGAGCCAGCAGGAATTCTGGGACGAAGCCACAAGAAAAGTGGTGCTTGATCGCATGAATAACGTGCCGCCAATCCGCTTTTTTACGACCGAAGAGGCGTATCTGATGCAGGCGGTCTGTGACCGTTTGCTGCCCCAGGATGACCGCGATGAGGCGCATAAAATACCGATGGTCAACTACATTGACGAGCGCCTGTACGAGCGGCGCATCGATGGCTATCGCTTCGAGGACATGCCGCCCGATCATGAAGCGCATCGATTGGGCCTGCAGGCGATTGAGCAGATGTCGAAGGAGATGTACGGAAGGTCTTTCACCGAGTTGAACCAGACGGAGCAAGATACGATCCTCAAATCTATTCACGATGCGACTCCAGTAGGGGCGCACGAAATCTGGCAAAAGATGTCGATCCAGCACTTCTGGATGTTGCTGCTACAGGACGCGGTGGAGGTGTACTACGCTCATCCTTATGCCTGGGATGAGATTGGCTTTGGCGGCCCGGCCTATCCGCGTGGCTACATGCGCCTGGAGGGTGGAAGGCCAGAGCCATGGGAAGTGGACGAGAAACGCTATGAATGGGAGGCGCCTGCCGGCTCGCTTTCTGACCGCTACGAGCCGATAGGTGGGCCAAAGCACCATCATGAAAACCAGACGCCAGGGCAGGAGGGAACGCACTAA
- a CDS encoding enolase C-terminal domain-like protein, with protein sequence MTGTRFGNSGVPIERLDVSAYKVPTDSPESDGTIKWDSTTLVLVEITAGGKKSVGYSYADTATARLIKDLLAPIVLQRDAMSIPGTWFDMVHAIRNLGRPGISSMAISAVDNSLWDLKARLLDLPLVTLLGQKRECAAVYGSGGFTSYSKQQLQGQLSGWVEMGIPRVKMKIGTDPDADPRRVAEAREAIGPDTELFVDANGAYSRKQALAFAELFAAEYGVTWFEEPVSSDDLEGLRLIRDRAPAGMDIAAGEYGYDLWYFRRMLEAGAVDVLQADATRCAGITGFMRTDALVEARSMQLSAHCGPSIHAHPCCAINSYRHLEYFHDHARIEHMLFDGALTPVKGALWPDLSRPGMGLEFKHADAEKYRVSF encoded by the coding sequence ATGACTGGCACACGATTTGGCAACAGCGGGGTTCCCATCGAGCGACTTGATGTTTCCGCTTATAAAGTGCCGACCGATTCTCCTGAATCGGACGGCACGATCAAGTGGGATAGCACGACGCTCGTACTGGTTGAAATAACCGCCGGAGGGAAAAAGAGCGTCGGGTATTCATACGCCGATACCGCGACGGCAAGACTGATTAAGGATTTACTGGCGCCTATCGTGCTACAACGCGACGCCATGTCTATTCCCGGCACCTGGTTTGACATGGTGCATGCCATTCGCAATCTTGGGCGTCCGGGTATCAGCTCAATGGCGATTTCCGCCGTCGATAACTCGCTATGGGACCTGAAGGCGCGCCTGCTCGATCTGCCGCTGGTGACGCTGCTGGGGCAAAAACGCGAGTGCGCGGCTGTGTATGGCAGTGGCGGTTTTACATCTTACTCTAAGCAGCAGCTACAGGGCCAGCTGAGCGGCTGGGTAGAGATGGGCATTCCGCGCGTGAAAATGAAGATTGGCACAGACCCGGATGCTGATCCCAGGCGGGTAGCCGAGGCGCGCGAGGCCATTGGACCCGATACCGAACTGTTCGTCGACGCGAACGGGGCGTACAGCCGCAAACAGGCGCTGGCTTTCGCGGAACTGTTTGCCGCTGAATACGGGGTCACGTGGTTCGAGGAACCGGTCTCGTCGGATGATCTGGAGGGATTGCGCCTGATTCGCGACCGCGCGCCGGCGGGTATGGATATTGCCGCCGGGGAATATGGCTATGATCTATGGTACTTCCGGCGCATGCTGGAAGCCGGGGCTGTGGACGTGTTGCAGGCGGATGCCACGCGCTGCGCGGGCATCACCGGTTTCATGCGAACCGACGCGCTGGTGGAGGCACGCTCGATGCAGCTTTCGGCGCATTGCGGGCCATCCATTCACGCGCATCCATGCTGCGCCATCAACTCGTACCGGCACCTGGAATACTTCCACGATCACGCGCGCATCGAACATATGCTTTTCGATGGGGCGCTGACGCCGGTTAAGGGCGCCCTGTGGCCGGATTTGTCGCGACCAGGCATGGGCCTGGAGTTCAAGCACGCGGACGCGGAGAAGTACAGGGTGTCTTTTTAA
- a CDS encoding FAD-binding and (Fe-S)-binding domain-containing protein has translation MKQEVVANENINTHLKNSNVRGGQMTTSVIDVGSLERDLRAAVSGEVRFDAGSRALYSTDASNYRQIPIGVVIPRNVDDVIKTVGICRRYGAPLFSRGGGTSLAGQCCNVAVVIDMSKYMNRVIEIDPDKKQARVQPGTILDDLRHQAEHYKLTFGPDPATHNHCTLGGMIGNDSCGTHSVMAGKTVDNIDELDILTYDGLRMRVGKTSDEELERIIAEGGRRGEIYARLKALRDKYADLIRERFPKIPRRVSGYNLDQLLPENGFNVAGALVGTESTCVTVLEAKARLVNSPPARVLLVLGYPDIYSATDHIMEILAHKPIALEGMDGLMIEDAKKKNLLPGDVSLLPSGGGWLLVEFGRDTIQEARDQANGLMEELKKKNNPPDMKLFDKREDEEKIWLVRESALGATGRVPGEKDSWPGWEDSAVPPDKVGAYLRDLRDLLKRYDYRWAFYGHFGQGCIHTRISFDLETSEGIAQFRAFMNDAADLVVKYGGSLSGEHGDGQARAELLPKMYGDELIQAFREFKTIWDPEWKMNPGKMVNAYRMDDNLRLRDFHQLPVVQTHFKFPEDGSFARATTRCIGVGKCRRMGGGTMCPSFMVTREEADTTRGRARLLFEMLQGNPVEEGWHSEAVKDALDLCLACKGCKGDCPVNVDMATYKAEFLSHYYEGKLRSPSGYAMGLIYWWARLAAYAPEVVNFFMQAPVLSNIVKAMGGISQKRAMPKFAPMTFKQWFRQREPKNVGQQQVLLWPDTFNNHFHPETAIAAVEVLEAAGYQVMVPEESLCCGRPLYDFGFLDLAEKLLRQILDTLRPQIRAGMPIVGLEPSCVSVFRDELVNLFPDDEDAKRLAKQSFLLSEFLNKKAEHYRPPKLNRKAVVHGHCHHKAIMKMKDEEALLKQMGLDFQMLDSGCCGMAGAFGFENSHYEVSIKAGERVLLPAVRDADKETLIIADGFSCREQIEQCTDRKALHMAQVLKMAMEKEKGEFVGRTYPEEEFTKSPSSSLSKIRAATFIGAGVMLVGGTGIWIWKLLQGDQDETKGQ, from the coding sequence ATGAAACAAGAAGTCGTCGCAAACGAGAATATCAACACGCATCTCAAAAATAGCAATGTACGTGGTGGACAGATGACCACCTCGGTCATAGACGTTGGGAGTCTGGAACGCGATTTGCGGGCCGCCGTCAGCGGGGAGGTTCGTTTCGATGCTGGCAGTCGCGCGTTGTATTCAACCGACGCCTCGAACTATCGCCAGATACCGATAGGTGTTGTGATTCCCAGGAACGTGGATGATGTCATCAAAACGGTAGGAATCTGCCGTCGCTATGGCGCCCCTCTTTTTTCGCGTGGCGGTGGCACCAGCCTGGCCGGGCAGTGCTGCAACGTCGCCGTGGTCATCGACATGTCGAAGTATATGAACAGGGTGATCGAGATAGACCCGGACAAAAAGCAGGCCCGCGTGCAGCCAGGCACGATCCTTGACGATTTGCGGCATCAGGCAGAGCATTACAAACTGACCTTCGGACCAGACCCGGCCACACATAATCACTGCACCCTTGGCGGCATGATCGGCAACGACTCCTGTGGAACGCACTCCGTGATGGCTGGGAAGACCGTCGATAATATCGACGAGCTTGATATCCTCACCTATGATGGCCTGCGGATGCGTGTGGGTAAGACAAGCGACGAGGAACTCGAACGCATCATCGCGGAGGGCGGGAGGAGGGGCGAGATTTATGCTCGCCTGAAGGCATTGCGCGACAAATACGCCGACCTGATCCGCGAGCGCTTTCCCAAAATCCCGCGCCGTGTCTCAGGCTACAACCTCGATCAATTGCTGCCCGAAAACGGCTTCAATGTGGCAGGGGCGCTGGTTGGTACGGAAAGCACCTGCGTTACTGTGCTGGAGGCAAAGGCGCGCCTGGTAAACAGTCCCCCGGCACGCGTGTTGCTTGTACTCGGCTATCCAGATATCTATAGCGCCACCGATCATATCATGGAAATCCTGGCGCATAAGCCCATCGCCCTGGAGGGCATGGATGGCTTGATGATCGAGGACGCCAAAAAGAAGAATCTGCTCCCCGGCGATGTTTCACTCCTGCCATCTGGAGGTGGCTGGCTGCTGGTCGAGTTTGGCCGCGATACGATTCAGGAGGCGCGCGACCAGGCCAATGGGTTGATGGAGGAACTGAAGAAGAAAAATAATCCGCCCGATATGAAGCTCTTCGACAAACGCGAGGATGAAGAGAAAATCTGGCTGGTGCGCGAGTCGGCGCTGGGAGCAACCGGGCGCGTACCAGGCGAGAAAGATAGCTGGCCCGGTTGGGAAGATTCGGCCGTTCCACCCGATAAAGTGGGCGCTTATTTGCGCGACCTGCGTGACCTGCTGAAACGCTATGATTATCGCTGGGCTTTCTATGGGCACTTTGGGCAGGGCTGCATCCACACGCGCATCAGTTTCGACCTGGAAACCAGCGAGGGCATCGCTCAATTTCGCGCATTTATGAACGACGCGGCGGACCTGGTTGTCAAATATGGTGGCTCGCTTTCGGGCGAACATGGCGATGGGCAGGCGCGAGCAGAATTACTGCCGAAGATGTATGGAGATGAACTGATCCAGGCATTCCGCGAATTCAAGACCATCTGGGACCCGGAGTGGAAAATGAATCCGGGGAAGATGGTTAACGCATATCGCATGGACGACAACCTGCGCCTGCGTGACTTCCACCAGCTTCCGGTAGTACAGACGCATTTCAAGTTTCCCGAGGATGGCAGCTTCGCACGAGCAACGACACGCTGCATCGGCGTGGGCAAATGCCGGCGGATGGGCGGAGGTACCATGTGTCCGAGCTTCATGGTGACGCGCGAGGAGGCCGATACAACACGCGGGCGGGCGCGATTGCTCTTTGAGATGCTACAAGGCAATCCGGTTGAAGAAGGCTGGCACAGCGAGGCGGTGAAGGATGCGCTCGATCTCTGCCTGGCCTGCAAGGGCTGCAAGGGCGATTGCCCGGTGAATGTCGATATGGCGACGTACAAAGCGGAATTCCTCTCGCATTATTACGAAGGCAAGTTAAGATCGCCTTCGGGCTATGCCATGGGCCTGATCTACTGGTGGGCGCGGCTCGCGGCTTACGCGCCGGAGGTGGTCAATTTCTTCATGCAGGCGCCTGTTCTGAGCAATATTGTCAAAGCTATGGGCGGTATCTCTCAGAAGCGGGCCATGCCGAAATTCGCGCCTATGACGTTCAAGCAGTGGTTCAGGCAGCGCGAACCGAAAAACGTGGGCCAGCAGCAGGTCTTGCTGTGGCCCGACACGTTCAATAATCATTTCCACCCGGAGACCGCCATCGCCGCCGTCGAGGTGCTTGAAGCGGCCGGCTACCAGGTGATGGTGCCTGAAGAGTCGTTGTGCTGCGGTCGCCCGCTCTACGATTTCGGCTTCCTCGACCTGGCGGAAAAGCTGCTGCGGCAAATACTCGATACGTTGCGCCCGCAGATTCGCGCCGGTATGCCCATTGTTGGCCTCGAACCGAGCTGCGTCTCCGTCTTTCGCGACGAACTGGTCAACCTCTTCCCCGACGACGAGGACGCGAAACGGCTCGCCAAACAATCGTTCCTGCTGAGCGAATTTCTGAACAAGAAGGCGGAGCATTACCGGCCACCCAAGCTGAATCGCAAAGCGGTCGTGCATGGGCATTGCCACCATAAGGCCATTATGAAGATGAAAGACGAGGAGGCGCTGCTCAAGCAGATGGGTCTCGACTTCCAGATGCTGGATTCCGGCTGCTGCGGCATGGCGGGCGCTTTTGGCTTTGAGAATAGTCACTATGAGGTCTCCATCAAGGCTGGCGAGCGCGTGTTGCTGCCTGCCGTGCGGGATGCCGACAAAGAAACGCTGATTATCGCCGACGGATTCAGCTGTCGCGAACAGATCGAGCAATGTACGGACCGCAAGGCGCTGCACATGGCCCAGGTCTTGAAGATGGCGATGGAGAAGGAGAAGGGTGAGTTTGTGGGCCGCACCTATCCCGAAGAGGAGTTTACGAAGAGTCCCTCGTCGTCGCTATCAAAAATACGCGCTGCCACTTTCATTGGAGCAGGCGTAATGCTGGTAGGCGGCACGGGTATATGGATTTGGAAATTGTTACAGGGAGATCAGGATGAGACGAAAGGCCAATAA
- a CDS encoding response regulator transcription factor translates to MEERKRILIVEDEPQILDLLKRGLGYKGFDVLAAHDGHEALQLFQTTPPDLVILDIKLPDIDGYQVCRYMRATGDESLPILMLTARDELSDKIIGLDSGADDYITKPFAFEELLARIRAGLRRVEAKGRHTSQIIVGDLVIDTAARQVTREGIPIELTMREYDLLELLAQNAGHVLTKDSIFERIWGYDNEAGLDIIKVYINYLRAKLNIGGKRDIIHTVRGVGYMLKP, encoded by the coding sequence ATGGAGGAGAGAAAGCGCATTCTTATCGTTGAAGACGAGCCACAAATCCTGGATTTGCTGAAACGCGGGCTGGGCTACAAGGGTTTTGATGTGCTTGCCGCGCACGATGGTCATGAGGCATTGCAGCTATTTCAGACCACGCCACCGGACCTGGTGATACTGGACATCAAGTTACCAGATATAGACGGTTACCAGGTATGTCGCTACATGCGCGCGACCGGTGATGAGTCTTTACCTATCCTGATGCTGACGGCAAGGGACGAGCTTTCGGATAAAATTATTGGGCTGGACAGTGGAGCAGATGACTACATTACGAAACCATTCGCCTTCGAGGAGTTGCTGGCGCGTATCCGGGCCGGGTTGAGACGAGTGGAGGCGAAGGGCCGTCATACTTCGCAGATTATAGTGGGAGACCTGGTTATTGATACAGCGGCGCGCCAGGTGACACGGGAAGGCATCCCTATCGAGCTTACGATGCGCGAATATGACCTGCTGGAGCTGTTGGCGCAGAATGCCGGTCATGTCCTGACGAAAGACAGTATCTTTGAACGCATCTGGGGATACGATAATGAGGCCGGCTTAGATATCATCAAGGTCTATATCAATTATCTACGCGCCAAGCTCAACATTGGGGGCAAACGGGATATCATTCATACTGTGCGTGGGGTTGGTTATATGTTGAAGCCCTGA
- a CDS encoding GMC family oxidoreductase: MQSPIFGEFEGPKAGEHMLGPIQKIDVPMRTYDHNEEVDFCIIGVGSAGGVLVQRLARAGFKVLGIESGPFWDTERDWVSDEAGSHKLYWNELRITGGSDPITLGANNSGQGVGGGSVHWAGFTPRFHPSDFRVYSEDGVGADWPMTYDELKPYYELLEKEIPVAGPAYYPWGDPHGYTYGAHPLGGVGDVLVKGCSKLGIRSVAGGPVAITSGSHADRPHCIYRGFCIQGCKVGAKQSTLVSHVPDAIRHGAEIRANSMVSRINMNKNGIVTGVTYFDAHGVEREQKAKVVIVSGYAIETPRLLLNSACPGFENGLANSSGTVGKYLMVQIGNVVAGRFPGLVRMYKAPPAHALTEEFYETNPKNDYVRGFAIQTVGPLPIAFAKQMMVAKGAWGWGLRRVMMDYNHWAALGVLGEILPWEDNRVEVAQETDRFGIPVAKITFSLHENDKKIAKAGVEKTTEILYAAGAEEVVEEARYAHLVGGARMGNDPRTSVTDKWGRTHDIPNLFVCDGSLLPTQGSANPGLTIQALAARTADFLISNGPDVLMRQPRVVNVEEPPVRHNLSPRGTSGRGMPRIKSRRKEHTHA, encoded by the coding sequence ATGCAAAGTCCAATTTTTGGTGAATTTGAAGGCCCCAAAGCTGGGGAGCATATGCTTGGGCCGATTCAGAAGATTGATGTGCCGATGCGTACATACGATCACAACGAGGAGGTTGATTTTTGCATCATCGGCGTCGGATCGGCGGGAGGAGTGCTGGTGCAGCGCCTGGCGCGCGCCGGTTTTAAGGTTCTCGGCATAGAATCGGGGCCTTTCTGGGATACAGAGCGGGATTGGGTAAGCGATGAGGCGGGTTCGCACAAGCTCTACTGGAACGAGCTGCGCATCACCGGCGGCTCGGACCCGATTACGCTAGGAGCCAACAATAGCGGGCAGGGTGTCGGAGGAGGCTCCGTACACTGGGCCGGTTTTACGCCGCGCTTTCATCCATCGGACTTCCGCGTCTATTCCGAAGATGGCGTGGGCGCGGACTGGCCTATGACCTACGATGAACTCAAACCATATTACGAGTTGCTGGAGAAGGAGATTCCCGTCGCAGGCCCGGCTTATTATCCCTGGGGCGATCCGCATGGCTATACGTATGGCGCGCACCCGCTGGGAGGTGTTGGTGATGTGCTGGTGAAGGGGTGCTCGAAACTGGGCATTCGCTCCGTTGCCGGAGGGCCGGTTGCTATCACTTCGGGTTCGCACGCCGACCGCCCGCACTGCATTTATCGCGGATTCTGCATTCAGGGCTGTAAAGTCGGCGCCAAGCAGAGTACGCTGGTGAGCCATGTGCCCGACGCTATTCGTCATGGAGCGGAGATTCGTGCTAATAGTATGGTCTCGCGCATCAATATGAACAAGAACGGTATTGTGACCGGAGTGACCTATTTTGATGCGCACGGTGTTGAGCGAGAGCAGAAGGCAAAGGTAGTGATCGTCTCCGGTTACGCGATTGAGACGCCGCGCCTGCTCTTGAACTCGGCCTGTCCGGGCTTCGAAAACGGGCTGGCCAATTCCAGCGGCACGGTAGGCAAGTACCTGATGGTGCAGATCGGCAACGTCGTAGCGGGGCGCTTCCCTGGCCTGGTGCGTATGTACAAAGCACCACCGGCCCACGCGCTGACCGAGGAATTCTACGAGACGAATCCGAAAAACGATTACGTGCGCGGCTTCGCGATTCAGACGGTAGGGCCGCTGCCAATCGCTTTCGCGAAACAGATGATGGTTGCCAAGGGAGCCTGGGGCTGGGGCCTGCGGCGGGTGATGATGGACTACAACCACTGGGCGGCGCTGGGCGTGCTGGGCGAGATCCTGCCCTGGGAGGATAATCGCGTAGAGGTTGCTCAAGAAACCGACCGCTTCGGTATTCCGGTGGCAAAGATCACGTTCAGCCTGCATGAGAACGATAAGAAGATTGCGAAGGCAGGCGTCGAGAAGACGACCGAAATCCTGTACGCGGCAGGGGCCGAGGAGGTAGTGGAGGAGGCGCGTTACGCTCACCTGGTGGGAGGCGCGCGCATGGGCAATGATCCGCGTACATCGGTGACGGATAAGTGGGGGCGCACGCATGATATTCCGAACCTGTTTGTTTGCGACGGCAGCCTGTTACCGACGCAGGGGTCGGCCAATCCCGGATTGACCATCCAGGCCCTGGCGGCGCGCACCGCCGACTTCCTGATCTCGAATGGGCCAGATGTTTTGATGCGCCAGCCACGTGTTGTGAATGTTGAGGAGCCACCCGTGCGGCATAACCTTTCGCCGCGTGGAACGTCGGGACGCGGCATGCCGCGTATCAAGTCCCGGCGTAAGGAGCACACCCACGCATAA
- a CDS encoding HAMP domain-containing sensor histidine kinase, translated as MLEIIQSPQRRTHEPESGLRGFKAWFKGPRSLGSKLAQWNALVLFIALALIELVVYQLVIYTVIANLDAQLNAQGRRIEAKAQQWTATGGPSDSAFLNQFVQDKPINEFSTVSLSVKIYDAHTGRLLALSPFLSQVLLPLSHADFVSALQGHQITGSMSDGSGNQAHVLVVPIHDKTSKLVAVAMLVQSLQIVQQLQVVLGIILGAGGIIATAIAYVVGLMLTRRELRPLRLLISTMQRLDAGRLNEVRYHPHILTIEVIQLTEAFNAMLDRLQTSFALQRNFIATISHEMRTPLTAIMGQVDVLLIDPELKDGMRQYLQDIRTEVRRLSHLVTNLLTSAREEAGMPPQPFVHGVQMVELDSLVIDVVREAGFLYHRREQPGKDLVRIGELEQIQIPGDADLLKQLLLNLVDNAIAYSAPEGQVSVSLTRRHKENLPAGQAIALSQIEWAVLSICDTGPGIAAEDLPHIFERYYRSRKTERSGKTGAGLGLSIVKMIAEAHGGYITVESEPGKETCFYVWLPTNYVPTAFDGPNVPRQ; from the coding sequence ATGTTAGAAATTATTCAGAGTCCGCAGCGACGCACACATGAACCCGAAAGCGGCTTGCGCGGGTTTAAGGCATGGTTTAAGGGGCCTCGATCACTTGGCAGCAAACTTGCACAGTGGAATGCGCTGGTGCTGTTCATCGCGCTGGCCTTAATAGAACTGGTGGTGTACCAGCTCGTAATCTACACGGTGATAGCCAACCTGGATGCACAACTCAATGCTCAAGGAAGAAGGATTGAGGCGAAAGCGCAGCAATGGACGGCAACCGGTGGGCCATCCGATAGTGCGTTTTTGAACCAGTTCGTGCAGGATAAACCGATCAATGAGTTTTCTACGGTCTCCCTCTCCGTTAAGATATACGACGCGCACACAGGCCGCCTGCTGGCGCTTTCACCATTTCTGAGCCAGGTTTTGCTACCGTTGAGCCACGCTGATTTTGTATCGGCACTACAAGGACATCAAATTACCGGTAGCATGAGCGATGGGAGCGGAAACCAGGCGCATGTTCTGGTAGTGCCGATACATGATAAAACATCGAAGCTGGTTGCCGTGGCCATGCTGGTTCAATCGTTACAAATTGTTCAACAACTACAGGTGGTACTTGGGATCATACTCGGGGCGGGAGGTATTATAGCAACCGCCATCGCCTATGTGGTTGGCCTGATGTTAACGAGAAGAGAATTGCGGCCCCTACGCCTGCTTATCAGCACGATGCAGCGCCTGGACGCGGGGCGCCTGAATGAGGTCCGTTACCATCCTCACATTTTGACTATCGAGGTGATACAGCTAACCGAGGCTTTCAATGCGATGCTTGATCGCCTGCAAACAAGTTTTGCTCTGCAAAGGAACTTCATCGCGACCATCTCACACGAGATGAGGACACCCTTAACCGCGATCATGGGGCAGGTGGATGTGCTGCTGATCGATCCTGAACTAAAAGACGGCATGCGCCAGTATTTGCAGGATATCCGCACCGAAGTGAGGCGGCTCTCTCACCTGGTAACCAATTTACTGACCTCAGCGCGTGAGGAGGCAGGTATGCCACCGCAGCCTTTTGTGCATGGCGTTCAGATGGTTGAACTGGATTCGCTGGTGATAGATGTTGTACGCGAGGCCGGTTTTCTCTACCATAGACGCGAACAGCCGGGCAAGGACCTTGTGCGGATTGGGGAACTTGAACAAATACAGATTCCTGGCGACGCCGATTTGCTCAAGCAGTTATTGCTTAACCTGGTAGATAACGCTATCGCCTATTCAGCGCCAGAGGGACAGGTTTCAGTTTCACTGACTCGCAGGCACAAGGAAAACCTACCCGCGGGGCAGGCAATAGCCCTCAGCCAGATCGAATGGGCTGTGCTCAGCATCTGTGATACAGGGCCTGGTATCGCTGCGGAGGACCTGCCACATATCTTCGAACGTTACTACCGGTCCAGGAAGACAGAAAGAAGCGGCAAAACGGGTGCTGGCCTTGGTCTCTCCATTGTGAAAATGATTGCTGAGGCTCACGGGGGCTACATCACTGTAGAGAGCGAACCGGGGAAAGAAACCTGCTTCTATGTCTGGCTACCAACCAACTATGTCCCTACTGCTTTCGATGGCCCCAACGTCCCTCGTCAGTAG